One genomic segment of Borrelia coriaceae includes these proteins:
- a CDS encoding 1-acyl-sn-glycerol-3-phosphate acyltransferase: MFIFNESFNKYFKGIENELFSRFKDIEKINFLNNSYHEADSVSRSLVDTMIKRLLKTNSTIVGIQNIVSLYEKCKSGKSSIILMEHYSNFDFPCFQFLLNKMDCKEVSEHIIPIAGVKLFKDNLLIKSLSLGYSVIFIYPPHAFIGVDHETVRERRIFNANSMRCIADKKNSGYIILIFPTATRYRKNRPETKKIISEMANYFKLFDYFIMVGINGNILEISSDEDMSCDVFKEDILVYNATEILDVIEYKNSILEQLNREGLEPTKEILGAKIADDLEKRFEGLHKDGAKIYNDLI, from the coding sequence ATGTTTATATTTAATGAGAGTTTTAACAAATATTTTAAAGGTATTGAGAATGAATTATTTAGTAGGTTTAAAGACATTGAAAAGATAAATTTTTTAAATAATTCTTATCATGAAGCAGATTCTGTTAGTAGAAGCTTGGTTGATACAATGATTAAAAGACTTCTTAAGACTAATTCTACCATTGTTGGTATTCAGAATATTGTAAGTCTTTATGAAAAGTGTAAATCTGGTAAGTCTTCAATTATATTAATGGAACATTATAGTAATTTTGATTTTCCTTGTTTTCAGTTTTTGCTTAATAAGATGGATTGTAAGGAAGTTTCAGAACATATTATTCCTATAGCTGGTGTTAAACTTTTTAAAGATAATTTGTTGATTAAAAGCCTTTCTTTGGGTTATAGCGTAATATTTATTTATCCTCCACATGCATTTATTGGCGTTGATCATGAGACTGTTAGGGAGAGACGGATTTTTAATGCTAATTCTATGAGATGTATTGCAGATAAAAAAAATAGTGGATATATAATTCTTATTTTTCCAACAGCTACACGATATAGGAAGAATAGACCTGAGACTAAAAAAATAATTTCAGAAATGGCAAATTATTTTAAGCTTTTTGATTATTTTATAATGGTTGGTATTAATGGAAATATTCTTGAAATTTCCTCAGATGAGGATATGTCTTGTGATGTTTTTAAAGAAGACATTCTTGTGTATAATGCAACTGAAATATTAGATGTAATTGAATATAAAAATTCAATTTTAGAGCAGTTAAATCGTGAAGGTTTAGAACCTACAAAAGAAATTTTAGGTGCTAAAATTGCTGATGATTTAGAGAAACGTTTCGAGGGGCTTCATAAAGATGGGGCTAAGATATATAATGACTTAATTTAG
- a CDS encoding peptide ABC transporter substrate-binding protein, producing the protein MKIQKHMFMILLFITILSCGKDDSKENSSFKINIEGEPKSIDPQLTEDKIGATITSQMFSGIVIGDSQTGGYKPGLAQSWDISDDGTVYTFYLRKDLVWSDGVPITAESIKKSYLRILNKETASNYVGMLKSTIKNAEDYFEGKISESELGIKAIDELTLEISIINPKPYFLDMLVHQSFIPVPIHTIEKYGKDWTKPENMVVSGAYKLKERTPNEKIALIKNDKYFNAQDVELQEIIFYTINDISTAYRMYENNEIDALLTIPADLMKEIKLRNDYYSSPINGIYYFSFNTQIKPIDNVKIREALTLAIDREALTTKVLANGAIPTRNISPNFHNYSYGKQLKLFDPQKAKQLMAEAGYPDGANFPQLKIKYNTNESHKKIAEFIQNQWANILNIKVELENEEWTSFIETKHKGDYEIARSGWLGDYSDPLTFLSLFQKEFSQFASYKYFNEKYENLINQSDLEQDPIKRQEILRQAEAIIVEKDFPVAPIYIHAGNYLFRNDKWTGWKPNIAERFNFFELKRIE; encoded by the coding sequence ATGAAAATACAAAAACATATGTTCATGATATTGCTTTTCATAACCATATTATCCTGTGGTAAGGACGATAGCAAAGAAAATTCATCATTCAAAATTAACATAGAAGGAGAACCTAAATCAATAGATCCTCAGCTAACTGAAGATAAAATAGGTGCAACTATAACCTCACAAATGTTTAGTGGCATAGTAATCGGAGATTCACAAACTGGTGGGTATAAACCAGGGCTAGCTCAATCTTGGGACATATCTGATGATGGCACTGTATATACATTCTATTTACGAAAAGATCTTGTTTGGAGTGACGGGGTTCCTATTACTGCTGAGAGTATTAAAAAATCTTATCTTAGAATATTAAACAAAGAAACAGCGTCAAATTATGTGGGTATGCTCAAGTCAACAATAAAAAACGCAGAAGATTACTTTGAGGGCAAAATTTCGGAATCTGAGCTTGGTATTAAAGCTATAGACGAATTAACACTAGAAATATCTATTATTAACCCCAAACCTTATTTTCTTGACATGCTGGTACACCAATCTTTCATTCCAGTACCAATTCATACCATTGAAAAATATGGAAAAGATTGGACAAAGCCTGAAAATATGGTAGTAAGTGGTGCATATAAACTAAAGGAAAGAACACCCAACGAAAAAATAGCACTTATAAAAAACGACAAATACTTTAATGCTCAAGACGTTGAATTACAAGAAATTATATTCTATACAATAAATGATATATCAACTGCTTATAGAATGTATGAAAATAATGAAATTGATGCACTCTTAACCATTCCAGCTGACTTAATGAAAGAAATAAAACTAAGAAACGATTACTACTCATCCCCTATCAATGGTATTTACTACTTCTCATTTAACACACAAATCAAACCTATTGATAATGTAAAGATTAGAGAAGCTTTAACTCTGGCTATTGATAGAGAAGCATTAACAACAAAAGTTTTGGCTAACGGGGCTATTCCTACAAGAAATATTAGTCCAAACTTTCATAATTATTCTTACGGAAAACAATTAAAATTGTTTGACCCACAAAAAGCAAAACAACTAATGGCTGAAGCTGGTTATCCTGATGGTGCAAATTTTCCTCAGTTAAAAATTAAATATAATACAAATGAAAGTCATAAAAAAATTGCTGAATTTATTCAAAATCAATGGGCAAATATCTTAAACATCAAAGTCGAACTTGAAAATGAAGAATGGACATCATTTATAGAAACTAAGCACAAAGGAGATTATGAAATTGCAAGATCCGGGTGGCTAGGTGATTACTCAGATCCATTAACATTCTTAAGTCTATTCCAAAAAGAATTTTCACAATTTGCCTCATATAAGTACTTCAATGAAAAATATGAAAATCTAATAAACCAATCCGATCTCGAACAAGATCCAATTAAAAGACAAGAAATTTTAAGGCAAGCCGAGGCAATAATTGTAGAGAAAGATTTCCCCGTAGCTCCAATATACATACATGCAGGAAATTATCTATTTAGAAATGATAAATGGACTGGTTGGAAACCCAACATTGCAGAAAGATTTAATTTCTTTGAACTTAAAAGAATCGAATAA
- a CDS encoding ABC transporter ATP-binding protein — MKNEKDIILKVENLVQTFTIGEDFLFWKNKRKVNAVNGISFEVERNKTLGLVGESGCGKSTTLRTIMQLYKPTSGSIYFNGKDITKLSRKELLKTKKDMQMVFQDPHTSLNPRMTIKEIISEPLVIYNENKIFPRTKEEIEKRVNELMDITGLEKSMLSRYPHEFSGGQRQRIGIARALALNPKLLLLDEAVSALDVSIRAQILNLLKDLQKELNLSYLFISHDLAVVKYMSDKIAVMYMGAILEIAPREILFSNPKHPYTKTLIASIPEIDPEKIKNKTIKLDEPSLTNIQNTSLITKIAPLEEVEKDHFVSKYLFDEMNSLLNK, encoded by the coding sequence ATGAAAAATGAAAAAGACATAATTTTAAAAGTAGAAAATTTAGTACAAACTTTCACAATTGGAGAAGACTTCCTATTCTGGAAAAACAAACGCAAAGTAAATGCTGTTAATGGAATCAGCTTTGAAGTTGAACGCAACAAAACATTAGGACTCGTTGGGGAGTCTGGATGCGGGAAATCAACGACCTTAAGAACAATAATGCAACTCTACAAACCAACATCTGGTAGCATATATTTCAATGGCAAAGACATTACTAAACTATCAAGAAAAGAACTATTAAAGACAAAAAAAGATATGCAAATGGTATTCCAAGATCCACATACATCCCTCAACCCAAGAATGACAATAAAAGAAATAATTTCAGAACCATTAGTGATATACAACGAAAACAAGATTTTTCCAAGAACAAAAGAAGAAATAGAAAAACGAGTAAATGAATTAATGGATATTACTGGACTTGAAAAAAGCATGTTATCTAGATATCCACATGAATTTTCAGGAGGACAAAGACAAAGAATAGGTATAGCAAGAGCACTAGCTCTAAATCCAAAACTATTACTATTAGACGAAGCTGTATCTGCACTAGATGTATCAATAAGAGCACAAATTTTAAATTTGCTCAAAGATCTACAAAAAGAATTGAATTTATCTTACTTATTTATCTCACACGACTTAGCAGTAGTAAAATACATGAGCGATAAAATTGCAGTAATGTATATGGGAGCCATTCTAGAAATTGCACCTAGAGAAATTCTATTTTCAAACCCTAAACATCCATATACAAAAACATTAATAGCATCTATCCCTGAAATTGATCCTGAAAAAATAAAAAACAAGACTATCAAACTTGATGAACCATCTCTAACGAATATACAAAACACATCTTTAATAACAAAAATTGCACCCCTTGAAGAAGTAGAAAAGGATCATTTTGTATCTAAATACCTTTTTGATGAGATGAATAGTTTGCTAAATAAATAA
- a CDS encoding ABC transporter permease: protein MSKYEKQEDTCVNTQTANKRAWLRFKENKLAFISIFIIGFYILIAILQPILPIYKYYAQVVEHADLPPSLQYAGELWYEKEYNFIKRLAAKEKRTINEEEIKKLEEIKRKIETEVQTIDGQEIKIHKRIYLLGTDSLGRDLLARIIQGSQISISVGFIGAFISMIIGTIIGATAGFFGGIIDRIITKITEILYALPTLLVIITLMTVMERNVIGLFIAISMISWLTISRIVRGQVKSLAKSEFIQAARTLGATNTRMIFKHLIPNSFGMIIIITTMNVPSFIMLESFLSFLGLGISAPMTSWGELIKNGIPTFIEYPWKIFIPATIMTIFLLFMNFLGDGLRDAFDPKDNL, encoded by the coding sequence ATGAGCAAATATGAAAAACAAGAAGATACCTGTGTCAATACCCAAACAGCAAATAAAAGAGCCTGGTTAAGATTTAAGGAAAATAAACTTGCATTTATTAGTATATTTATTATTGGTTTTTACATACTAATTGCAATACTCCAACCAATATTACCAATATACAAATACTATGCTCAAGTAGTAGAACATGCTGATTTGCCCCCATCTCTTCAGTATGCAGGAGAGCTCTGGTATGAAAAGGAATATAATTTTATAAAAAGATTGGCAGCAAAAGAAAAACGTACAATAAATGAAGAAGAAATAAAAAAACTAGAAGAGATAAAAAGAAAAATAGAAACAGAAGTCCAAACAATTGATGGACAAGAAATCAAAATACACAAAAGAATATATCTACTAGGAACAGACAGTCTTGGAAGAGACTTGCTTGCAAGAATAATACAAGGAAGCCAAATATCAATATCTGTAGGCTTTATTGGCGCATTTATATCTATGATTATAGGTACAATCATAGGGGCAACAGCAGGATTCTTTGGTGGTATTATCGATAGGATAATCACTAAAATAACAGAAATCCTTTATGCTTTACCCACTTTACTCGTCATAATAACCTTAATGACTGTTATGGAAAGAAATGTCATAGGATTATTTATTGCAATTAGCATGATTTCATGGCTAACAATTTCTAGGATTGTAAGAGGACAAGTAAAATCACTTGCAAAATCTGAGTTTATACAGGCAGCCAGAACACTAGGAGCAACAAATACAAGAATGATATTCAAACATTTAATTCCTAATAGTTTTGGAATGATAATAATCATAACAACAATGAATGTTCCATCATTCATTATGCTTGAATCATTTTTATCATTTTTGGGTCTTGGAATATCAGCACCAATGACCAGCTGGGGAGAATTAATCAAAAATGGAATCCCTACTTTTATTGAATACCCATGGAAAATTTTTATCCCAGCTACAATCATGACAATATTCCTACTATTTATGAACTTTCTAGGCGATGGATTAAGAGATGCATTTGATCCAAAAGACAACCTTTAG
- a CDS encoding ABC transporter permease, whose product MLKFTIQKLLETIPTLIVITFLCFLIMRLAPGNPFDSEKPIDPKIKEKLMQRYHLDKPFYMQAYYYITNLLKGDFGPSLAKKDLNVSQYIKLGFPKSFTIGIISLIISLTFGILLGSLAAIKKNTRTDYIIRLIVIFGISVPTFVVGPILQYFLSVKLRLFYTSGWISERGGLTNLVMPILTMSLPWIAIFTRIIRGSMLEILKSDFVRTAKAKGLSFNVIIRKHVLVGSMLPLISYIGPAFAGIISGSMVIEQIFRIAGMGTFTIESSLNRDYPLLMGLLLVYSTILLISILASDIAYKRLDPRT is encoded by the coding sequence ATGCTAAAGTTTACCATCCAAAAGTTACTCGAAACAATACCAACTTTGATAGTAATAACTTTTTTGTGTTTTTTAATAATGAGACTTGCTCCTGGAAATCCATTTGATTCTGAAAAGCCCATTGACCCTAAAATCAAAGAAAAACTAATGCAAAGATACCATCTTGACAAACCTTTTTACATGCAAGCTTACTATTATATCACAAACCTTTTAAAAGGGGACTTTGGACCATCATTGGCAAAGAAAGATTTAAATGTAAGTCAATACATAAAATTAGGATTTCCTAAATCATTTACAATTGGAATAATAAGCCTAATAATATCTCTCACATTTGGAATTTTACTAGGATCATTAGCGGCAATTAAAAAAAATACCCGCACCGACTACATAATAAGATTAATAGTAATATTTGGAATTTCCGTACCAACATTTGTAGTTGGTCCTATTTTACAATATTTTTTGTCTGTAAAGTTAAGATTATTTTATACTTCTGGATGGATTTCAGAACGCGGAGGTCTTACAAATTTAGTTATGCCAATACTAACAATGAGTTTGCCATGGATAGCTATTTTTACACGCATTATCAGAGGTTCTATGTTAGAAATATTAAAAAGCGATTTCGTAAGAACAGCAAAAGCTAAAGGACTAAGCTTCAATGTAATAATAAGAAAACATGTGTTAGTAGGCTCTATGCTTCCTCTAATAAGTTACATAGGTCCTGCATTTGCCGGTATAATTTCTGGTAGTATGGTTATTGAACAAATATTCAGAATTGCTGGAATGGGCACGTTCACAATAGAATCATCTCTAAACAGAGACTATCCATTACTCATGGGTTTATTATTAGTATATTCAACAATATTACTTATCTCAATCTTAGCATCTGATATTGCTTATAAAAGGCTTGATCCAAGAACATAG
- the eno gene encoding phosphopyruvate hydratase has product MGFHIYEIKARQIIDSRGNPTVEADVILEDGSLGRAAVPSGASTGIHEAVELRDGNKSVYMGKGVLKAVENIINIISPELEGMSALNQVEIDRKMLELDGTPNKSKLGANAILAVSMATARAAAEHLGLKVYQYLGTYKANILPTPMCNIINGGAHSNNCVDFQEFMIMPIGAKTFSDAIRMSAEVFHTLKGILSKKGYATSVGDEGGFAPNLKSNEEACEVIMEAIKTVGYTPGTDIAIALDPATSELYDPKTKKYVLKWSTKEELTSEEMVEYWAKWVEKYPIISIEDGMAEEDWDGWKKLTDKIGDKVQLVGDDLFVTNTSFLKKGIEMKVANAILIKVNQIGTLTETFEAVEMAKKAGYTAIVSHRSGETEDTTIADLVVALGTGQIKTGSLSRTDRIAKYNQLLRIEEELGSIAEYHGKDVFYSIKK; this is encoded by the coding sequence ATGGGCTTTCATATTTATGAAATAAAAGCTAGGCAAATAATTGATTCTAGAGGCAATCCAACTGTTGAAGCAGATGTCATACTTGAAGATGGTTCTCTAGGTAGAGCAGCTGTTCCATCAGGAGCCTCAACAGGAATACATGAAGCTGTTGAATTACGAGACGGCAACAAATCTGTTTACATGGGTAAAGGAGTACTCAAAGCAGTTGAAAATATAATAAATATTATCTCTCCAGAACTTGAAGGAATGAGTGCTTTAAACCAAGTAGAAATCGACAGAAAAATGCTTGAACTTGATGGAACTCCTAACAAATCAAAACTTGGAGCCAATGCTATACTTGCAGTTTCAATGGCTACAGCTAGAGCAGCAGCTGAACATCTTGGACTTAAAGTTTATCAATATCTTGGCACCTACAAAGCCAACATTTTACCTACACCCATGTGTAACATTATAAATGGTGGTGCTCACTCTAATAACTGTGTCGATTTTCAAGAATTTATGATAATGCCAATTGGAGCAAAAACTTTCAGTGATGCAATAAGAATGTCTGCTGAAGTTTTTCACACACTAAAAGGTATTTTAAGCAAAAAGGGATATGCAACATCTGTAGGAGATGAAGGAGGATTTGCACCAAATTTAAAGTCCAATGAAGAAGCTTGTGAAGTTATTATGGAAGCTATTAAAACCGTAGGCTACACACCTGGAACAGATATCGCAATTGCTCTTGATCCAGCAACATCTGAATTATATGATCCAAAAACAAAAAAATATGTACTTAAATGGTCAACAAAAGAAGAACTCACATCTGAAGAAATGGTCGAATATTGGGCAAAATGGGTAGAAAAATATCCTATTATCTCAATTGAAGACGGCATGGCTGAAGAAGACTGGGATGGGTGGAAAAAACTTACAGATAAGATTGGAGATAAAGTCCAACTTGTTGGAGACGATTTATTTGTAACAAACACATCATTCCTTAAAAAAGGAATTGAAATGAAAGTTGCAAATGCAATTCTCATTAAAGTAAATCAAATTGGAACACTAACTGAAACTTTTGAAGCTGTAGAGATGGCAAAAAAAGCAGGATATACTGCAATAGTTTCACATCGCTCAGGAGAAACAGAAGACACAACAATAGCCGATCTTGTTGTTGCTCTTGGAACAGGACAAATCAAAACAGGATCCTTATCAAGAACAGACAGAATAGCTAAATATAATCAACTCTTAAGAATAGAAGAAGAATTAGGCAGTATTGCCGAATACCATGGAAAAGATGTTTTTTATTCTATTAAAAAATAA
- the flcA gene encoding periplasmic flagellar collar protein FlcA, whose product MPDIEKINKFKKEMLDNIADERASKELSGIKMDIEPPKDGELIVPWENKEEVFDSEGDSDDELDLDAILGELDNEEKEKGVSNENDIAILKDSKIDIDPEFNTLNNDFDVSDSNFEANLAKVLDDNSISLDDAISLDLDVKNDLSSGLLDSDESFDNEVNANNLSHESSNNSNDEFDLENMIGSLNGSSNIPDGSDEAGEQLGMSDHDESVLNEGSDNFSSGEENNWSDLADDLKFLEDDTKKSSSNYNFKINYPLFFKHLDSYPRNLRIAIAEALMLDNVSRYKIEALIELVEQNNKGLKFIAKFVGDIVGRSVKLPVMYYKAEEFSKLEKKFSYRLSKALIPIFKIASFFIIVTFFSFYFLVDVMFFYIASDRKYKEGLSYIYENKRELAKAIFRDAYYMRPNKKWFLIYAKAFEDVRDFDSAEEKYEELLTIAPFSVDASKRKRKNFDRDGYLAYASMKTMLGEYADANAILDEVISYDIYDYEGLMAKGDNYFQWAQTDPLYYRDSINNYTILLSKYGSKNEVLFKLFNAYIEAGAEREAEDVNSFIKLNEGLDIDEVVYTKYAKKLIDKYVEFTIYNKRVNILSRNLKYFSSQMNLLNKEFSSFKAGDGKNVSNVLNDINLNSEIEYILRRVLFKNPGYNKALFESGRYFYYMGDLKKSEGYLLTALSSFREEDLVDNFADKIIAYRILSDIYERGNDALKASNIVNLALNDYDFFKKNGLVKVSKELALIYEKQGDILRTLNGFKSAISSYKMAIDEGVNSPDIHYKLALLNYKENNYKDALTCLFRVQNMSGFANCNKVLNSIASVLYKMGDFEAARSYYLRILQNLESEKSSILNFKPKGNEHHRDLLIKEIEIYNNLGVVEIRSSLGDKVGASIVRDHDLFDSGIANLTESSRIFDLLNRDDDMVKSVKKDLASLNLRSIFKNNFISSKILFYDNLADNL is encoded by the coding sequence ATGCCTGATATAGAGAAAATAAATAAGTTTAAAAAAGAAATGCTAGATAATATTGCCGATGAGAGGGCTAGTAAAGAACTTTCTGGCATTAAAATGGATATTGAGCCTCCAAAAGATGGCGAGCTTATTGTTCCTTGGGAAAATAAGGAAGAAGTTTTTGATTCAGAAGGAGATTCTGATGATGAGCTTGATTTAGATGCTATTCTTGGTGAGCTTGATAATGAAGAAAAAGAGAAAGGCGTTTCTAATGAAAACGATATTGCAATTTTGAAGGATTCTAAAATAGATATTGATCCTGAGTTTAATACATTAAATAATGATTTTGATGTTTCAGATTCTAATTTTGAAGCAAACCTTGCAAAGGTTCTTGATGATAATTCTATTAGTTTAGATGATGCTATTAGTTTAGATTTAGATGTAAAGAATGATTTGTCTTCAGGTTTATTAGACTCGGATGAGTCTTTTGATAATGAAGTTAATGCTAATAATTTGAGTCATGAATCTTCAAATAATAGTAATGATGAGTTTGATCTTGAAAATATGATTGGTAGTCTGAATGGATCAAGTAATATTCCTGATGGATCAGATGAAGCAGGTGAGCAGTTGGGTATGTCTGATCACGACGAATCTGTTTTGAATGAGGGTTCTGATAATTTTAGTTCTGGTGAAGAGAACAATTGGTCTGATCTTGCAGATGATTTGAAATTTTTAGAAGATGATACAAAAAAATCCTCAAGTAACTATAATTTTAAAATTAATTATCCTTTGTTTTTTAAACATTTGGATTCCTATCCTAGAAATTTAAGGATTGCTATTGCTGAGGCTTTAATGCTAGATAATGTCTCTAGGTATAAGATTGAAGCATTAATTGAACTTGTTGAGCAAAATAATAAAGGTCTTAAGTTTATTGCTAAATTTGTCGGAGATATTGTTGGACGTTCTGTCAAATTGCCTGTTATGTATTATAAAGCAGAGGAATTTAGCAAGCTTGAAAAGAAATTTAGCTATAGACTTTCTAAAGCTTTAATTCCAATATTCAAAATAGCGTCCTTTTTTATTATTGTGACCTTTTTTTCTTTTTATTTTTTAGTTGATGTTATGTTTTTTTATATTGCATCTGATAGAAAATATAAAGAGGGTCTCTCTTACATATATGAAAATAAGAGAGAGCTTGCTAAAGCTATTTTTAGGGATGCGTATTATATGAGACCTAACAAAAAGTGGTTTCTAATTTATGCTAAGGCTTTTGAAGATGTAAGAGATTTTGATAGTGCTGAGGAAAAATATGAAGAGTTATTAACTATTGCTCCATTTTCTGTGGATGCTTCTAAAAGAAAACGCAAAAATTTTGATAGGGATGGGTATTTAGCTTATGCTTCTATGAAGACGATGCTTGGTGAGTATGCTGATGCAAATGCGATTTTAGATGAGGTTATATCTTATGATATTTATGATTATGAAGGATTAATGGCTAAGGGCGATAATTATTTTCAGTGGGCGCAAACGGATCCTTTGTATTATAGAGATAGCATTAATAATTACACTATTTTGCTTTCTAAGTATGGAAGTAAGAATGAAGTTTTGTTTAAGCTTTTTAATGCTTATATTGAGGCTGGTGCTGAGAGAGAAGCTGAAGATGTAAATTCTTTTATTAAGTTAAATGAGGGATTAGATATTGATGAAGTAGTTTATACTAAATATGCTAAAAAATTGATAGATAAATATGTTGAGTTTACAATCTATAATAAGAGAGTAAATATTCTATCTAGGAATTTGAAATATTTTAGTTCTCAAATGAATTTGCTTAATAAAGAATTTTCTAGTTTTAAGGCCGGTGATGGGAAAAATGTTTCTAATGTTTTAAATGATATTAACCTTAACTCAGAAATTGAATATATTCTTAGAAGAGTTTTATTTAAAAATCCTGGTTACAATAAGGCTCTCTTTGAGAGTGGTAGATATTTTTATTATATGGGTGACCTTAAAAAATCAGAAGGATATTTATTGACAGCTTTAAGTAGTTTTAGAGAAGAAGATTTAGTTGACAATTTTGCTGACAAGATTATTGCTTATAGAATTTTGTCAGACATTTATGAGAGAGGAAATGATGCGCTTAAGGCAAGTAATATTGTTAATCTGGCTTTAAATGATTATGATTTTTTTAAAAAAAATGGCCTTGTTAAAGTCTCTAAGGAGCTTGCATTAATTTATGAAAAGCAAGGGGATATTCTTAGAACTTTAAATGGTTTTAAATCAGCTATATCTTCTTATAAAATGGCAATAGATGAGGGAGTTAATTCACCAGATATCCATTATAAATTAGCATTGCTTAATTATAAGGAGAATAATTATAAAGACGCATTGACTTGTTTATTCAGAGTACAAAACATGTCTGGTTTTGCAAATTGCAATAAAGTTTTAAACTCAATTGCATCTGTTCTTTATAAAATGGGTGATTTTGAGGCTGCTAGGAGTTATTACTTAAGGATATTGCAAAATTTAGAATCAGAAAAGTCTAGCATTTTAAATTTTAAACCTAAGGGGAATGAGCATCATAGAGATTTATTGATAAAAGAAATTGAGATTTACAATAATCTCGGTGTTGTTGAGATAAGATCATCTCTTGGCGATAAGGTTGGCGCTAGTATTGTTAGAGATCATGATCTTTTTGACTCTGGGATTGCAAATTTGACTGAATCTTCTAGAATATTTGATCTTTTAAATCGTGATGATGATATGGTAAAGAGTGTTAAAAAAGATCTTGCTAGTTTAAATCTTAGAAGCATTTTTAAGAATAATTTTATTAGTTCTAAGATTTTGTTTTATGATAATTTGGCCGATAATCTTTAA
- a CDS encoding ABC transporter ATP-binding protein translates to MQEDYILNIKDLAIEFKLKHTTIYPVNNINLKMKKGEIRAIVGESGSGKSVTSMAILKLLPEATTVYKSGEILFEGQDLLKINEKDLQSIRGNKIAMIFQDPMTSLNPYLRISTQIEETIILHQKLDKKTAKQKAIEMLKIVGVINAEERIEHYPHQFSGGMRQRVMIAMALSCHPSLLIADEPTTALDVTIQRQILLLIKSLSKKFNTSTILITHDLGIVAEICDTVSVMYQGKFVEEGTVQEIFKNPKHPYTIGLLKSILTLDKDPNEKLYSIKDNAIETTENKIEGF, encoded by the coding sequence GTGCAAGAAGACTATATACTGAATATAAAAGATTTAGCAATTGAGTTTAAATTAAAGCATACAACAATATATCCTGTAAACAACATAAACTTAAAAATGAAAAAAGGAGAAATTAGGGCTATTGTTGGGGAATCCGGTAGTGGAAAATCCGTAACAAGTATGGCTATACTAAAACTACTACCCGAAGCCACAACAGTATACAAGAGTGGAGAGATACTATTTGAAGGACAAGACTTACTAAAAATTAATGAAAAAGACCTTCAAAGTATCAGAGGCAATAAAATAGCAATGATATTCCAAGATCCAATGACTTCTCTAAACCCATACTTAAGAATATCTACACAAATTGAAGAAACAATAATACTACATCAAAAATTAGATAAAAAGACAGCAAAACAGAAAGCAATAGAAATGTTAAAAATAGTCGGAGTTATAAATGCAGAAGAGAGAATAGAACATTACCCACACCAATTCTCAGGAGGAATGAGACAAAGAGTTATGATTGCAATGGCCCTAAGTTGTCACCCATCATTATTAATTGCAGATGAACCTACTACAGCTCTTGATGTTACAATTCAAAGACAAATACTATTACTTATTAAAAGCTTATCTAAAAAATTCAATACCTCCACAATATTAATAACACACGATTTAGGAATAGTTGCAGAAATATGCGATACAGTCTCGGTCATGTATCAAGGCAAATTCGTAGAAGAAGGCACAGTACAAGAAATATTCAAAAATCCTAAACACCCATACACAATTGGACTTCTAAAATCAATACTTACTCTTGATAAGGATCCAAATGAAAAACTCTATTCAATTAAAGACAATGCTATTGAAACTACTGAAAATAAAATTGAGGGGTTTTAA